A part of Gracilimonas sp. genomic DNA contains:
- the pyrH gene encoding UMP kinase, translating into MGNKYNRVLLKLSGEALLGEQGHGIDADILSSYAKEIKSIQEAGVQVSIVIGGGNIFRGVKGATQGMDRVQGDYMGMLATMINSMALQDALEQIDVQTRLMSAIRMEAIAEPYIRRRAIRHLEKGRVVIFGAGTGNPYFTTDTAGSLRAIEIESDVILKGTRVDGIYDSDPEKNKDAKKFDTITGDEVLKRRLSVMDLTAFTLCRENKTPIIVFNMNKEGNLKKIVVDGKDEGTTVVWE; encoded by the coding sequence GTGGGAAATAAATACAACAGAGTGCTTCTCAAGCTCAGCGGCGAGGCACTTTTAGGTGAGCAAGGGCATGGCATCGATGCCGATATTCTAAGTAGTTACGCAAAAGAAATTAAATCTATACAGGAAGCCGGTGTTCAGGTTTCTATCGTGATTGGCGGTGGGAACATCTTCCGCGGGGTGAAGGGAGCCACCCAGGGCATGGATCGCGTTCAGGGCGATTATATGGGAATGCTCGCCACCATGATAAACAGTATGGCCCTGCAGGATGCCCTGGAACAAATTGATGTACAAACCCGGCTGATGAGTGCTATCCGGATGGAAGCTATTGCAGAGCCCTATATCCGCCGCCGCGCTATCCGTCACCTCGAAAAAGGACGCGTGGTTATTTTTGGAGCCGGAACCGGAAATCCATATTTCACCACCGATACAGCCGGTTCACTTCGCGCTATTGAAATTGAAAGTGACGTGATTCTGAAAGGAACCCGTGTTGATGGTATCTATGATTCGGATCCAGAGAAAAATAAAGACGCCAAGAAATTCGATACTATAACCGGCGATGAAGTCTTAAAGCGGCGCTTATCCGTGATGGACTTAACCGCTTTCACCCTCTGCCGCGAGAACAAAACCCCGATCATTGTCTTCAACATGAATAAAGAAGGCAACCTGAAGAAGATTGTGGTGGACGGTAAAGATGAGGGAACAACCGTCGTCTGGGAGTAA
- a CDS encoding formimidoylglutamase: MGIERLKDILKPVPEGYKSVHSHDKNDHWLVQEIGFEEKEYFDSTHVLIGCPQHEGVLRNNGRTGAAEAPNKIREQLYKLQVEKKSTIKLFDAGNVSTDLFDSSEVTDFPNLNQNPDALEEIHNRLSTAVSKFLRDGKKVIVLGGGNDISYADVRALAETEREISAINIDAHLDMRMADEMTSGTPYRKLIEDHYLSPHRFYEFGIRPESNGAFYLENAKELGVNVHYLKKVLKEGVSPAFQHILGQIGNRPFFLGLDMDSIQASDAPGVSASSPVGFSGREVMRCVQQARRKENLRVFEITEVNPKYDIDNRTVNLAAQIVFRFLFG; encoded by the coding sequence ATGGGAATCGAGAGGCTGAAAGATATTCTGAAGCCCGTTCCTGAAGGGTATAAGTCTGTGCATTCGCATGACAAGAATGATCACTGGCTGGTGCAGGAAATAGGGTTTGAAGAAAAGGAATACTTCGATTCGACTCATGTGTTGATTGGCTGTCCCCAGCATGAAGGTGTCCTTCGAAATAACGGAAGGACCGGAGCAGCAGAAGCCCCTAATAAAATCCGGGAGCAGCTGTATAAACTACAGGTAGAAAAGAAGTCAACCATAAAACTATTTGATGCCGGTAATGTGAGTACCGATCTGTTCGATTCTTCAGAAGTCACAGATTTTCCAAACCTCAATCAAAATCCGGATGCATTGGAAGAAATTCATAACAGGTTAAGCACGGCAGTTTCGAAGTTTTTGAGGGATGGAAAGAAAGTAATTGTGCTGGGCGGCGGAAATGACATTTCCTATGCGGACGTAAGAGCATTGGCTGAAACAGAGCGTGAAATTTCTGCCATTAATATTGATGCCCATCTGGATATGCGTATGGCCGATGAAATGACCAGCGGTACTCCTTATCGGAAATTGATTGAAGATCATTACCTGAGTCCGCATCGTTTTTATGAGTTTGGCATCCGGCCGGAATCAAACGGAGCTTTTTACCTGGAAAATGCAAAAGAATTGGGGGTGAATGTTCACTATTTGAAGAAAGTGTTGAAAGAGGGAGTGAGTCCTGCTTTTCAGCATATTCTGGGGCAAATTGGGAATCGCCCTTTTTTCCTTGGCTTAGACATGGATTCCATTCAGGCTTCAGATGCTCCGGGAGTGAGCGCATCTTCACCGGTGGGCTTTTCTGGCAGAGAAGTGATGAGATGTGTTCAGCAGGCCCGCCGAAAAGAGAACCTGAGGGTGTTTGAAATCACGGAGGTCAACCCCAAGTATGATATCGATAACCGCACGGTTAACTTAGCTGCGCAAATAGTTTTTCGATTCCTTTTTGGTTGA
- the hutI gene encoding imidazolonepropionase, producing the protein MPDLLIQNISQIATPKPGVTRGPELRSLNVIENASVFISGGVIKAVGPLSEVLEQVEGHPTILDAEGKAAVPGFVDSHSHLVFGGNRADEFAMRSAGMSYEEIAEQGGGIVSTVEATQLATKEELKNIARIRLQKALKQGITTMEIKSGYGLNLDNERKMLEVINELKEEQPIELTATFLGAHAVPKNSTKEKYLEDVLAMIPEIAELADYCDVFCEDGYFTAEESRKVLEKGIEHGLKPKIHTNQFNDIGGVKMALELDAVSVDHLEVLSEDDVELIARSNTVATVLPGVSYFLNISYSPARKLIDKGALVALATDFNPGSSMTISMQLLMSMACTKMGMSVEEALSCATQNSAKAIEKNKLGCIAPGFQADILLLDTDNYKDLAYFFGENHVHTVIKKGEKVWESRG; encoded by the coding sequence ATGCCTGATCTTCTGATTCAAAACATATCTCAAATTGCTACGCCTAAGCCAGGGGTCACCCGCGGGCCGGAATTACGCAGTCTGAATGTAATCGAAAATGCTTCCGTGTTTATTTCGGGGGGAGTGATTAAAGCGGTTGGCCCACTTTCAGAGGTTCTTGAACAGGTCGAAGGTCATCCCACAATTTTGGATGCTGAAGGTAAGGCTGCGGTTCCCGGCTTTGTTGATTCTCATTCCCATTTGGTATTTGGCGGGAATCGTGCCGATGAATTTGCAATGCGATCAGCCGGTATGAGTTATGAAGAAATTGCAGAACAGGGTGGGGGAATTGTTTCAACAGTTGAGGCTACTCAATTAGCCACCAAAGAAGAGCTAAAGAACATAGCCCGTATTCGGTTGCAAAAAGCATTGAAGCAGGGAATCACCACCATGGAAATTAAAAGTGGATATGGGCTGAATCTTGATAACGAAAGAAAAATGCTGGAAGTCATCAACGAGCTGAAAGAAGAACAGCCCATTGAACTAACGGCTACTTTTTTAGGAGCTCATGCGGTTCCTAAAAACTCTACTAAGGAAAAGTATCTGGAAGATGTATTAGCTATGATTCCGGAAATCGCTGAGCTGGCAGATTACTGTGATGTATTTTGTGAAGACGGATATTTTACGGCTGAAGAATCCCGAAAAGTATTAGAAAAGGGAATCGAACATGGTCTCAAACCTAAAATTCACACCAATCAATTCAATGATATTGGCGGTGTGAAGATGGCGCTGGAGTTGGATGCTGTTTCGGTTGATCACCTGGAAGTGTTGAGTGAAGACGATGTGGAGTTGATTGCAAGATCAAATACGGTTGCTACGGTGTTGCCCGGTGTTTCCTACTTTCTGAATATTTCTTATTCGCCGGCGCGTAAACTGATTGACAAAGGGGCGTTGGTCGCTTTGGCTACAGACTTCAATCCCGGTTCATCCATGACTATATCTATGCAGTTATTGATGAGTATGGCTTGTACAAAAATGGGCATGTCGGTGGAAGAAGCACTGAGCTGTGCTACCCAAAACAGCGCAAAAGCTATAGAAAAGAATAAACTGGGCTGTATCGCTCCGGGTTTCCAGGCTGACATCCTGTTACTGGACACGGACAATTATAAAGATCTGGCTTATTTTTTCGGGGAGAATCATGTGCACACCGTCATCAAAAAAGGAGAAAAGGTATGGGAATCGAGAGGCTGA
- the hutU gene encoding urocanate hydratase produces MEMGRTIKAPTGTNLNCKSWLTEAPFRMIQNNLDPDVAEKPEELVVYGGIGRAARNWESFDKILESLKSMSDEETLLVQSGKPVGIFQTHKDAPRVLIANSNLVPKWANWDHFNELDKKGLMMYGQMTAGSWIYIGSQGIVQGTYETFVAMGKKHFGGDLSCKWVLTGGLGGMGGAQPLAAKMAGASMLAVECREDRIDMRIRTGYVDRKATSLEEALEIINQSVEEKKPVTVGLHGNAADIYPKLLDRKIMPDAVTDQTSAHDPLNGYLPLGMSVTEWESKQKSNPKEVEQRAKESIAVQVQAMLGFQEKGIPVFDYGNNIRQEAYDQGVENAFNIPGFVPEYIRPLFCKGIGPFRWVALSGDPEDIYKTDQKVKEIIPDDPHLHNWLDMAKDQIHFQGLPSRICWVGLGQRHKLGLAFNEMVKNGELKAPVVIGRDHLDSGSVASPNRETEGMKDGSDAVSDWPLLNALLNTSSGATWVSFHHGGGVGMGFSQHAGLVIVADGTDDAAARLNRVLWNDPASGVMRHADAGYEIAIDCAKEHQLKLPFLD; encoded by the coding sequence ATGGAGATGGGAAGAACAATTAAAGCACCAACGGGAACCAATCTGAACTGTAAAAGCTGGCTGACGGAAGCTCCTTTCCGTATGATTCAGAATAACCTGGATCCCGATGTAGCTGAAAAGCCGGAAGAATTAGTTGTATATGGCGGCATTGGCCGCGCTGCCCGAAATTGGGAAAGCTTCGATAAAATACTGGAATCCCTGAAGTCCATGAGTGATGAGGAAACCCTGCTGGTTCAGTCTGGCAAGCCAGTCGGGATATTTCAAACGCATAAGGACGCACCCCGGGTCTTGATTGCTAATTCCAACTTGGTTCCCAAATGGGCGAACTGGGATCATTTCAACGAGCTTGATAAAAAAGGCCTGATGATGTACGGACAGATGACGGCCGGTTCATGGATTTATATCGGAAGTCAGGGTATTGTTCAGGGAACTTATGAGACCTTTGTGGCAATGGGTAAAAAGCATTTTGGTGGGGATTTATCTTGTAAATGGGTTCTTACGGGTGGACTCGGGGGAATGGGTGGTGCTCAGCCGCTGGCAGCCAAGATGGCTGGTGCCAGTATGCTTGCGGTAGAATGCCGGGAAGACCGGATTGATATGCGCATCCGAACCGGGTACGTAGACAGAAAAGCAACTTCACTGGAAGAGGCACTTGAAATCATAAACCAGTCAGTGGAAGAGAAAAAGCCAGTTACCGTTGGCCTTCACGGAAATGCGGCAGACATTTATCCTAAACTATTGGATCGAAAAATTATGCCGGATGCGGTAACGGATCAAACGAGCGCGCACGATCCGCTGAATGGATATTTACCACTGGGTATGAGTGTTACCGAATGGGAAAGCAAGCAAAAGTCGAACCCAAAAGAAGTGGAGCAACGAGCGAAAGAGTCCATTGCGGTTCAGGTGCAGGCTATGTTAGGTTTTCAGGAAAAGGGCATCCCCGTTTTTGATTATGGAAATAACATCCGGCAGGAAGCTTATGATCAGGGTGTGGAAAATGCCTTTAATATTCCGGGATTTGTACCGGAGTACATTCGTCCACTTTTCTGTAAGGGTATTGGTCCGTTTCGATGGGTGGCTCTTTCGGGCGACCCGGAAGATATCTACAAGACCGATCAGAAAGTAAAAGAGATTATACCTGACGATCCCCACCTGCACAACTGGCTGGATATGGCCAAAGATCAGATTCACTTTCAGGGATTGCCTTCCCGCATTTGCTGGGTAGGATTGGGTCAGCGCCATAAACTTGGACTGGCATTCAACGAAATGGTGAAGAATGGAGAACTGAAAGCACCGGTGGTTATTGGTCGGGATCATCTGGATTCGGGATCGGTAGCCAGTCCAAACCGGGAGACCGAAGGTATGAAAGATGGCTCGGATGCGGTATCTGATTGGCCGTTACTAAATGCCCTGCTGAATACGTCTTCCGGTGCAACCTGGGTTTCCTTTCATCATGGCGGAGGTGTGGGAATGGGATTCTCTCAACATGCCGGACTGGTAATTGTAGCCGATGGAACCGACGATGCAGCAGCAAGGCTGAATCGTGTGCTATGGAATGATCCGGCGAGTGGCGTTATGCGTCATGCCGATGCCGGTTATGAAATCGCCATCGATTGCGCGAAAGAACATCAACTAAAATTGCCATTCCTGGATTAA
- a CDS encoding DNRLRE domain-containing protein: MIKDKVEIKPVGQQTLAPGTESAVSGPNSFYYPVLRRVDYGKYVVVKSGELKFYFKEATSYGIENADDLVLTYSINGPNFNTQDSIKIADILGDPIIIKENADISCSETQMYFSPNLSYGVSPTDDTFIVHSEPGQTPNTQNFGDDQRLVATGHYNPSDHPDSANTSTYIKYGIGQLETNAELEEAIFSIIAEISGTKTNGNFRIYKVNGYWDEESLSYATRPATYLPATTTLTPDDILEVDGVGYDYSKGITSLVNDWINGNTDDHGIRISSDSSHYFVSKDNLFEATSQSTITLNLTNNASTQSSPVLSLGYVEAGDTLSLDYLDYDVALNHVFTTNPADAEEIVSFGERTNCQTDNGLSFYPFIEEDTTQAPYFEFVLNRDLELTDLDIDTTQYIYYQDVYIEPRIKFDNGSSPIPEFLFDFSYRMELYDVPSVALSNSSQERFVALLDGDPDGGEALYDDAGADILVLNRPETQGKKFKLRVMGEFKKGFTLGKGKPGDYSTSEVKDAVQEIFPGKAVSNIASDPYCGLTEAYVSRNGVFVNCFEFTIGSSSELVVKGQPETIAPADTTLIALNYIDGNGDTLNFPSDQMFSTGIDEAHQQFGTLLTPDETDTADVFQETFQGFSFIASPTSPDTTIPVIVTTDFNGQTLIDTAQITIRSESLEIMLGESKYFYTAEDPEDNTKLLIKELEIDAQSEDPVTLPSGGLADAFSSDDLIEVISGGKSGVYWERKRALIDNNGSITVQDLPDGIVRVIGRYWEDGKDYKVKLKASSGSRIGKLKITVVKPDKLGENDNQRIYTDALESEYNLDSLSIAYGGRTGMPPQFLKGIISQESSRLASYRYEPGTDLKYNAWRSGRYAESDSVVSSSMQDNQYWITDENDEGDPAIPLNHIVNEQQGNNGRYPGYNGTMYDLFNQNRETEINRRDQVIIQLESFRIQAYDQLTLIGNPSSEEVENLAQDLLSEWLQNTYRGGLSNIAKQTRIIASYGPMQLIYLYAYYDGGFPVNDSNYPEYLNDDVDLALDYSIRFYIRNKFNPTTFSTNNVRFSVASNWPNGFEESLKRAANAYNGKSGADAETWHYGKEVWLKALNYLPSK; the protein is encoded by the coding sequence GTGATAAAAGATAAAGTCGAGATAAAGCCCGTCGGTCAACAAACTCTAGCTCCTGGTACTGAATCTGCTGTATCAGGGCCAAATTCATTTTATTATCCTGTTTTACGACGCGTTGACTATGGAAAGTATGTAGTGGTAAAGTCCGGCGAATTGAAATTCTACTTTAAAGAGGCAACAAGTTACGGGATAGAAAATGCTGACGACCTTGTACTCACCTATTCCATTAATGGACCAAATTTCAATACTCAGGATTCTATAAAAATAGCCGATATACTCGGAGACCCAATTATTATAAAGGAAAATGCTGACATCTCATGTTCTGAAACCCAAATGTATTTTAGTCCAAATCTGAGTTATGGGGTATCACCAACCGATGATACATTTATAGTACACAGTGAGCCTGGCCAAACGCCCAACACCCAAAACTTTGGGGATGACCAACGATTAGTTGCAACCGGACACTACAACCCTTCCGATCATCCCGACTCTGCTAACACATCCACTTATATCAAGTATGGTATTGGACAACTTGAAACTAATGCTGAACTTGAAGAAGCAATTTTTTCAATTATAGCTGAGATAAGCGGAACAAAGACTAATGGAAATTTCAGAATCTATAAAGTAAATGGTTATTGGGATGAAGAAAGTCTTAGTTATGCAACAAGACCAGCAACCTACCTGCCTGCTACAACTACCTTAACACCCGATGACATTCTAGAAGTTGATGGAGTAGGGTATGACTACTCAAAGGGTATTACTTCATTAGTAAATGACTGGATAAATGGTAACACAGATGATCATGGGATAAGAATATCCTCAGATAGCAGTCATTATTTTGTTAGCAAAGACAACCTGTTTGAGGCTACTTCGCAGTCAACGATTACCCTTAATCTTACCAACAATGCCAGCACCCAGAGTTCGCCTGTATTATCCCTTGGCTATGTAGAAGCCGGAGACACTCTAAGCCTAGACTATTTGGATTATGACGTCGCTTTGAATCATGTTTTTACAACAAATCCTGCTGATGCTGAAGAAATAGTTTCTTTTGGGGAAAGGACAAATTGCCAAACAGACAATGGTTTAAGTTTTTACCCCTTCATAGAAGAAGATACTACACAGGCTCCCTACTTTGAGTTTGTATTGAACAGAGACCTGGAATTAACCGATCTCGACATAGACACTACTCAATACATCTATTACCAGGATGTTTATATAGAACCGAGAATTAAATTTGATAACGGGAGTTCTCCCATTCCCGAATTCCTGTTCGACTTTTCTTACCGAATGGAGCTCTATGATGTACCATCAGTGGCGTTATCCAATTCATCTCAGGAAAGGTTCGTAGCACTTTTGGATGGCGATCCGGATGGAGGCGAAGCCCTTTATGACGACGCCGGAGCAGATATTCTGGTCCTTAACCGCCCGGAAACACAAGGAAAAAAATTCAAGCTGCGGGTAATGGGAGAATTCAAAAAGGGATTCACCCTTGGAAAAGGCAAACCGGGTGACTATAGCACTTCAGAAGTTAAAGATGCAGTACAAGAAATTTTCCCGGGTAAAGCCGTAAGCAATATTGCATCCGATCCATACTGCGGGCTAACGGAAGCGTATGTTTCCAGAAATGGGGTGTTTGTAAATTGCTTTGAGTTTACGATTGGGAGTAGTTCCGAATTAGTTGTAAAGGGTCAGCCAGAAACTATAGCCCCTGCTGATACCACGCTCATTGCTTTGAACTATATCGATGGAAATGGTGACACCCTTAACTTTCCATCCGACCAGATGTTTTCTACAGGTATTGACGAAGCCCATCAGCAGTTTGGAACCTTGTTGACTCCTGATGAAACAGATACAGCTGATGTATTTCAGGAAACCTTTCAGGGATTTAGCTTCATCGCAAGCCCCACCTCTCCTGATACCACAATTCCTGTAATTGTTACTACAGATTTTAATGGACAAACACTCATTGATACTGCTCAAATAACCATACGTTCGGAATCTTTGGAGATCATGCTCGGAGAATCAAAATACTTTTATACCGCGGAAGATCCTGAGGATAACACCAAGCTGCTGATCAAAGAATTAGAAATAGATGCACAATCCGAAGACCCCGTAACCCTGCCTTCCGGTGGTTTAGCCGATGCTTTTTCCAGTGACGATCTCATTGAAGTGATTTCCGGTGGAAAGTCGGGAGTATATTGGGAACGGAAACGGGCTTTGATTGACAACAACGGCTCTATAACCGTACAGGATTTGCCCGATGGAATAGTACGTGTCATAGGCCGGTATTGGGAAGACGGGAAGGATTACAAAGTGAAATTGAAGGCCTCTTCCGGAAGTCGTATCGGGAAGTTGAAAATTACGGTGGTGAAGCCAGATAAGTTGGGTGAAAATGACAATCAGCGCATTTATACCGATGCTCTTGAAAGTGAGTATAACCTTGACAGCCTATCTATAGCCTACGGTGGTAGAACCGGAATGCCGCCACAGTTTCTAAAGGGTATTATCTCACAAGAATCATCCCGGCTTGCTTCTTATAGATATGAGCCAGGTACAGATTTAAAGTACAACGCATGGAGATCTGGTCGCTATGCTGAATCTGACTCAGTAGTTTCAAGTAGTATGCAAGATAACCAGTATTGGATAACTGATGAGAATGATGAAGGAGATCCTGCGATTCCATTAAATCATATAGTTAACGAACAACAAGGTAATAATGGTCGTTATCCAGGGTATAATGGAACAATGTATGATTTGTTTAACCAGAATAGAGAAACCGAGATAAATAGAAGAGATCAGGTAATCATTCAATTAGAAAGTTTTAGAATTCAAGCTTATGACCAATTAACGTTGATTGGCAATCCTAGTTCTGAAGAGGTTGAGAATTTAGCTCAAGATTTATTGAGTGAGTGGCTGCAAAATACCTACAGAGGAGGGCTCTCAAATATTGCTAAACAAACCAGAATAATAGCCTCCTATGGTCCTATGCAGTTGATCTATCTATACGCCTATTATGATGGTGGATTTCCCGTAAACGATAGCAATTACCCGGAATATTTGAATGATGATGTTGATCTGGCTTTAGATTATTCAATACGTTTTTATATCCGAAATAAGTTTAATCCGACTACTTTTTCCACTAATAACGTAAGGTTTTCGGTAGCATCCAACTGGCCAAATGGATTCGAAGAATCTTTAAAAAGAGCTGCTAATGCCTACAATGGAAAATCCGGGGCTGATGCAGAAACATGGCATTATGGAAAAGAGGTATGGCTAAAGGCACTAAATTATCTACCAAGCAAATGA
- a CDS encoding T9SS type A sorting domain-containing protein, whose protein sequence is MNYFKSIVSALACILYLGFLSTSPALAQVYDIPFGSKGNTIELEVVNSGEQSGSDLKVVVTEIPDWIQINQTELSINSLSPQQTHTAVFTFDASEQAKVGQTAPLTFHILENGKAIGTREYSLRSEAPATFELFNNYPNPFNPATTISYQLPEAMEVKILIYNILGQQVATLINTNQEPGKYAFRWDASAQSSGMYLYRFQGTAQSGKTYIDEQKMLLIK, encoded by the coding sequence ATGAATTATTTTAAATCCATTGTTTCGGCACTAGCATGTATTTTGTACCTGGGATTTTTGAGTACCTCACCAGCCTTGGCACAGGTATATGATATTCCGTTTGGCAGTAAAGGAAATACCATCGAATTGGAGGTAGTTAATTCCGGAGAGCAAAGCGGCTCGGATTTAAAAGTGGTGGTTACAGAGATTCCTGATTGGATCCAAATAAATCAAACCGAACTATCAATTAACAGTCTTTCTCCGCAACAAACTCATACCGCCGTTTTCACCTTTGATGCCAGCGAACAAGCAAAAGTCGGGCAGACGGCTCCACTAACATTTCATATCCTGGAGAACGGCAAAGCAATTGGAACCCGGGAATATTCCCTCAGAAGCGAAGCACCGGCAACCTTTGAGTTATTCAATAATTATCCCAACCCGTTTAATCCTGCCACCACTATTTCTTATCAGCTGCCGGAAGCGATGGAAGTGAAAATCCTTATCTATAATATTTTGGGACAACAGGTAGCCACACTTATAAATACAAATCAGGAGCCAGGGAAATATGCTTTCCGGTGGGATGCTTCTGCTCAATCAAGCGGTATGTATTTATATCGTTTCCAGGGAACGGCACAAAGCGGAAAAACCTATATCGATGAACAAAAAATGCTGCTTATAAAGTAG
- a CDS encoding thioredoxin fold domain-containing protein, whose product MINKIFSVFLIYITAISMAKAQNRPDMFDWKPLEEALELAEQNDKKVLVYANAVWCTYCKKMEKEVFTQESVQEITNEHFYSVWMDIESDEKLTFRDQEMTQIQFSRAMRITGTPTFIFFDSEGEIIAGQPGFIPEEMYLQILEFVGTDAYLDQSFSEFADIEAEN is encoded by the coding sequence ATGATCAATAAGATTTTTTCTGTATTTCTGATTTATATCACGGCTATCTCTATGGCAAAGGCTCAGAACCGACCTGATATGTTTGACTGGAAGCCTCTTGAGGAAGCACTGGAACTGGCTGAGCAAAATGATAAAAAAGTGCTGGTGTATGCGAATGCTGTATGGTGCACCTATTGTAAGAAGATGGAAAAAGAAGTGTTTACGCAGGAATCCGTACAGGAAATCACCAACGAGCACTTCTATTCCGTGTGGATGGATATTGAGTCAGATGAAAAGCTGACGTTCCGCGATCAGGAGATGACCCAGATTCAGTTCAGCCGTGCGATGAGAATCACTGGAACACCTACCTTCATTTTCTTTGATTCAGAAGGTGAGATTATAGCCGGTCAGCCTGGGTTTATTCCGGAAGAAATGTATCTGCAGATCCTCGAATTTGTAGGTACTGATGCTTACCTAGATCAAAGCTTCAGCGAGTTTGCGGACATAGAAGCAGAGAATTAG
- a CDS encoding PLP-dependent aspartate aminotransferase family protein → MKKHIETIAIHGSMKKQKGENEPIVPGIEMSTIYEHRKTDRQEDDWKYTRHSNPNRAQLENVIRDLESGDHCAAFSSGIAAISSVFQSMESGAHVLVPEDVYFGTRKLIWEFAERWNLEVDFIDMTDLEMVSSSLKKNTKLVWMETPSNPRLLITDVVEVSKRAKKHGAIAAVDNTWPTPFNMRPLELGADVVIHSTTKYLGGHSDILGGAVVTKGNEKLFEHIRTIQVVQGAVPSPQDCWLLSRSIRSFPYRMRAHNENARKIARFLNDRSKIEVVYYPGLESHPGHEIAKSQMDDFGGMISFLIKGTAEDAIKVVSKAEMIKAATSLGGIESIWEHRKSSEGEESPTPDNLIRLSVGLEHPDDIISDLELALS, encoded by the coding sequence ATGAAAAAGCATATTGAGACCATAGCCATTCATGGTAGTATGAAAAAGCAGAAGGGTGAAAATGAACCGATTGTCCCCGGAATTGAAATGTCTACCATTTACGAGCATCGGAAAACAGACCGACAGGAAGACGACTGGAAATACACCCGTCATTCGAACCCAAATCGTGCTCAGCTCGAGAATGTAATAAGGGATTTGGAAAGTGGTGATCATTGTGCGGCTTTTTCGTCCGGGATCGCAGCCATATCGTCGGTGTTTCAGTCAATGGAATCGGGAGCGCATGTGCTGGTTCCCGAGGATGTATATTTCGGCACCCGCAAGCTGATCTGGGAATTTGCCGAGCGCTGGAACCTCGAGGTAGATTTTATTGACATGACGGATTTGGAGATGGTTTCATCATCCCTGAAGAAAAACACAAAACTGGTTTGGATGGAAACGCCATCAAATCCCAGACTACTGATTACCGATGTAGTAGAGGTCAGCAAGAGGGCCAAAAAACACGGTGCGATTGCTGCTGTGGATAATACCTGGCCCACGCCTTTCAATATGCGACCGCTGGAACTTGGAGCAGATGTGGTCATTCATTCTACCACAAAATACCTGGGCGGACATAGCGATATTTTAGGAGGTGCGGTGGTTACAAAAGGAAATGAGAAACTATTTGAGCATATCAGAACCATACAAGTGGTGCAGGGAGCGGTTCCTTCTCCTCAGGATTGCTGGCTGCTGAGCCGTAGTATTCGTTCTTTTCCCTACCGGATGAGAGCACATAACGAAAATGCCCGGAAAATAGCCCGGTTTCTGAATGATCGCTCCAAAATAGAAGTGGTCTACTATCCCGGATTAGAATCTCACCCCGGACATGAAATAGCAAAATCCCAAATGGATGATTTTGGAGGGATGATTTCATTTTTGATTAAGGGAACGGCTGAAGATGCTATTAAAGTTGTTTCTAAAGCTGAAATGATTAAGGCGGCTACCAGTCTGGGGGGCATTGAAAGCATCTGGGAGCACCGAAAAAGCAGCGAGGGGGAAGAATCACCGACGCCGGATAACCTGATCCGGTTAAGTGTAGGGCTGGAACATCCGGATGATATTATTTCGGACCTGGAATTAGCCTTATCTTAG